The nucleotide window CGTCATTTGGACAACGGTTTGCTTTCCCTAAATTGGGATGGAAAAACTGGACAATCTTCATTTTCAAAAGAAGACGAAGCAATTGTTCAGCGGGGAACAAAATTGAGGATAGTGAAAAAAGTATTGAAGTTGAAAATTTTGAACAAGAATCTAGACCCTTATAAATGAGGAAATCCTGTTTCAATGCACTAGCATTTTACATATATATCAATCCATTTAAAGAAGTCTTCTTTAAGGCTTTCTTTTGTATAGAAACCGCTCCAATGAAGGTATCTTCCCAAAAGAATGAATAAAAAACCATTATCCAAGTCGTTTATATTAGCAATATAATTTATATCATCGTATATTCCAAAACGTTTAGCATCTTCTTCGATTTCTCGAACATCAGCTCTTGTAGTTTTTAAATCAGCTTTACAAGCCCATTTTTCATAATTCCAAAAAACAATTCTTTTATCATTTCTTTTGTATGGACATTCTTTTTCTCCTTTATAAAGTTTGCATGCAGCTAATGTCATGTAATATTCCATTTTATACCTCATCTTGTTTAATCATCGTTTTTTCTGCGCGCGGGCATGCGATGAAACGCCAAATTTATAAAAGCGGATTATTTTTTCGTGCTTCAGCTTCTTGGTCTTCTTTATATTCTACATAACGCGTGTAAATTTTGCAGATGAAGTAAATTGTCCCGCCAATAGGTAAAATGGAAATCGGGAATGTTTTTATCGGATGTAAAAGAGAAACTATCACCCCCACAAATAAGAAGAAAGTGACAACAAATCCGATAACAAGATTTAAGCCGGAATACATTCCGTCAAATAAAATTTCGATAAAAGAAAATTTCATAATCTAACCTCCGCTTTCATGGTTTTACAGTATCAAAATAAATTCAGATTTTGAGAAAAATTGACAAAAAGACAAATTATTCAAACATCAAAAAATCAAGGATGGAATAAATCACAACTTGAAAATGCGATTGAGGGAAAATTAAGAGGGAAATACAAAGCTCGCGCAGAAGTTATCGCACGCACGGAAACGGGTAAATTAAACAGCGCAGCGAAAATTTCGCAGTTTGAAGAAGTAGGGTTTGAGTATTACCAATGGATGACGACAATCGACGGCAGAGAACGCGAAAGCCATAAAACACTGAACGGTTTGATTTGCAGCGTTTCAAATCCTAGCGTTTATTATACCGAAAATCCAGATGACCCGATGCATCCAATCGAGCACGCTCGCACAAGCGAAATGTTTATCGGCAATCCGGGCGAAGATTTTCAGTGTCGCTGCTCGATGATTGCGTGGGACCCGCGTATCGATGGCATGTATGAAATCAAAGAACCAGAAGCGGCTGAAACCGAAGAAGAAACGGAAGAAGGAAACGAAGAACAAATCGAAGAAAATAAACGGTTGAAACGCAAGATTGAAATTTTGCAAGCAGCAAATGAACGCCACGAAAAAAGAACGGAGATGCAAAAAATTCAAATCCAAAACAATCTTAACTATCGTTTGGAAGTTCGAGAAGAAGCTAAAAATTTAAGACCAAAAGCAGAAAAAATTTTCCAAAATGAAGTGAATGAATTGAAATCTTTATTGGAAAAAGGAAATGAAAATTCGTACAGAGAGATTAGAAATAAAACTTATAAAATAAGCGCTAAACTCAGCGAGTTTGAAAAAATTAAACATATTGAAAAGACGGCAGAAAATATCAACAAATATGGAGCAGAAAAGCTTATTGAATTTAATCAAATTATCCAAAATAATTTTGATAAGTGGAAAAAGTTGCCTGATGAAAAAGCTTTAAAAGGAGTCAATAACGCCATCAAGAAATTAAATGAAGCAAATGAAATTTTCATGCCAATTTATAAAAAATTAGCGAATGAAATTGAAGCAAGAATTCAAGCGAAGCAGAAAAATCTTGCTTTGCAAGGGGCTCTAAATAAAGAATATAAAGGCTCGGTATCCGGCAAAGATTTAACTAGTCAATTTGACGCTAATAATATAACTCCAACTGATTTTTCTAATGATTCATTATTTTCTAAAATTTTGAAACCAAGATTTACGAATGATATTGCAAGAATGCAAGGTTTTGACGCTCCCGCAAAACTGGTTTCAGAAAAAGAATTTGACGAATTAGTTAAATCATGTCAAGATATTTTTTATAGGACAGTTAATTCAACTACTTTTAACGGGAAAAATATGACCGCAAAAGAATTTGCTAGCCAGATGTACTTAGCAAATAAAATGGATTTAAACGGTTCCGGGAAAAGATATTATGGAGATGGAATTTATACAGTATCTTCTACAAAGGGAATGTCCATTCCAGATTTAAAAT belongs to Hallerella porci and includes:
- a CDS encoding phage head morphogenesis protein, translated to MTKRQIIQTSKNQGWNKSQLENAIEGKLRGKYKARAEVIARTETGKLNSAAKISQFEEVGFEYYQWMTTIDGRERESHKTLNGLICSVSNPSVYYTENPDDPMHPIEHARTSEMFIGNPGEDFQCRCSMIAWDPRIDGMYEIKEPEAAETEEETEEGNEEQIEENKRLKRKIEILQAANERHEKRTEMQKIQIQNNLNYRLEVREEAKNLRPKAEKIFQNEVNELKSLLEKGNENSYREIRNKTYKISAKLSEFEKIKHIEKTAENINKYGAEKLIEFNQIIQNNFDKWKKLPDEKALKGVNNAIKKLNEANEIFMPIYKKLANEIEARIQAKQKNLALQGALNKEYKGSVSGKDLTSQFDANNITPTDFSNDSLFSKILKPRFTNDIARMQGFDAPAKLVSEKEFDELVKSCQDIFYRTVNSTTFNGKNMTAKEFASQMYLANKMDLNGSGKRYYGDGIYTVSSTKGMSIPDLKSKNKAYKSSAAYGTPGSSTTLEMTWVNKPKIIDSAELDKIWNKLSVEEKKKFGDHKNTYACALGYDAKYCDVGNYMVVFNRSNIAVKEF